A stretch of the Cyprinus carpio isolate SPL01 chromosome B4, ASM1834038v1, whole genome shotgun sequence genome encodes the following:
- the LOC109096785 gene encoding gastrula zinc finger protein XlCGF8.2DB-like, with protein sequence MAFIKEESEDVKIEEAFRVKQEDTDEQTDLMLLKEESQELSEMEEKDKKNLDFMTGEKSMQAKKTSRKRVRKTKSKSNYTCRQCGKSFNQKNNLEVHMRVHTGEKPFSCQQCGKSFTQKQNLKVHTRIHTGESSFTCQECGSSFTQKINLKVHMRIHTGEKPYTCKLCGQNFTHKNNLNSHMISHTGEKLFTCDQCGKSFTRKVTLNYHLRIHSREDSFTCHQCEKNFCHKLSLKNHMRIHTGEKPYSCPQCGRSFTYKPSLDSHMRTHTGETPYTCKYCGKKFSQKGNLQTHIRLHTGEKPFSCLQCEKSFTYQRDLKQHLQTHSGKILHCSSV encoded by the coding sequence accTGATGTtgctgaaagaggagagtcaagaactgagtgaaatggaagaaaaagataagaaaaatcTTGATTTCATGACTGGAGAAAAATCCATGCAGGCTAAAAAGACCTCACGAAAAAGAGTTCGGAAGACCAAATCTAAATCTAACTACACCTGccgtcagtgtggaaagagtttcaatcaaaaaaataatcttgaagtccacatgagagtccacactggagagaaacctttcagctgtcaacagtgtggaaaaagtttcactcaaaaacaaaaccttaaagtccatacaagaattcacactggagagagctcTTTCACCTGCCAAGAGTGTGGAAgcagtttcactcaaaaaataaaccttaaagtccatatgagaattcacactggagaaaagccttacacgTGCAAACTGTGTGGACAGaattttacacacaaaaacaaccttAATTCTCACATGATaagtcacactggagagaagctgttcacatgtgatcagtgtggaaagagtttcacacgcAAGGTAACCCTTAATTACCACTTGAGGATTCATTCAAGAGAGGACTCTTTTACATGTCATCAATGTGAGAAAAATTTCTGTCATAAATTAAGCCTCAAGAatcacatgagaatccacactggagaaaagccttattcatgccctcagtgtggaaggagttttaCATATAAACCATCCCTTGATTCCCACATGAGAACACACACTGGAGAGACCCCTTACACCTGCAAATATTGTGGGAAGAAGTTCTCACAAAAAGGAAACCTTCAGACTCACATAaggcttcacactggagagaagcctttctcATGTCTTCAATGTGAAAAGAGTTTTACATATCAAAGAGACCTTAAACAACATTTGCAAACTCATTCTGGCAAGATATTACATTGTTCCTCAGTGTAG